From Scylla paramamosain isolate STU-SP2022 unplaced genomic scaffold, ASM3559412v1 Contig3, whole genome shotgun sequence, a single genomic window includes:
- the LOC135096363 gene encoding uncharacterized protein LOC135096363: protein MNTTSHETFCHFTPILKSMKEDEGGGTESPKHPLMVTSPPATPAKVTRRSSDPGAAGEGRIARARRGSAGREIDTPTVLLTQPTGTSLDRQLQKVDSLKEDVEVAWVSRVKELQQELAARDATIKQLTHTISLLQSGGVAGQVTEREGHVSLTRIQTIVRSSSDTSSEGGSDEDEPLFMRCNSIESIIHQSPGGSPGGRHPAVTSRHSWSHQVTVEQQQQQQTRQARAVRSLEEPRGGRGGEVRLHVGSSTDEDVCSFSSEDDHAALDGSVGLEDDLDESLSDDLFNMDEEEEEEEEEEEEEAEEGRDAGEGELSSQDWEVQLLARKLAEDQRGFARRVDRDIAEGRLKSTLVDLHEALATDNLGPLTESDLLRLEKVVLREREKLRRYASLYSLEDRPLLEDQFSSLYRSRSQLLLTRSSELCRAGPIQRRLSQLLTQLARMPPAEQFLLDRLVYTTDRRRRLSRQRSLCDDQLASFDASSRASLRRPPRSLATRRSKSVCSPPPPTPATPQQAEKKEEEGTSGQSPVSVMIASLHRSVAAIRGRTSGVSRGSLKEGAPLLRPSR from the exons ATGAACACCACATCACACGAAACGTTCTGCCACTTCACCCCGATTCTCAAATCtatgaaagaagatgaaggaggaggaacggagtccccaaaacaccccttaaTGGTCACCTCGCCCCCCGCCACCCCTGCCAAGGTCACACGTAGGAGCAGTGATCCCGGGGCGGCTGGGGAGGGGCGGATTGCGAGGGCTAGGAGGGGTTCAGCTGGGAGGGAAATTGACACCCCCACTGTTTTGCTGACACAGCCTACAGGGACTTCCTTGGATAGGCAGCTGCAGAAGGTGGATTCcttgaag GAGGATGTTGAGGTGGCGTGGGTATCGAGAGTAAAGGAACTGCAGCAAGAGTTAGCGGCAAGAGATGCGACGATAAAGCAGTTGACACACACCATCTCCCttctgcag TCCGGGGGCGTAGCAGGTCAGGTCACGGAGAGGGAAGGTCACGTGAGCCTGACCCGCATTCAGACCATCGTGAGGTCATCTTCTGACACAAGTTCTGAAGGAGGCTCTGATGAAGACGAGCCCTTGTttatg AGATGCAATTCTATCGAGTCCATCATACACCAGTCTCCAGGTGGGTCCCCAGGAGGGCGCCACCCCGCGGTCACCAGCAGACACTCATGGTCgcaccag GTGACagtggagcagcagcagcagcagcagacgcgGCAGGCGAGGGCGGTGCGGTCACTAGAGgaaccaagaggaggaagaggaggggaggtacgACTTCACGTGGGATCCTCTACTGATGAAGATGTTTGTTCGTTCTCCTCTGAGGATGACCACGCAGCCCTGGACGGCTCTGTGGGGCTGGAAGACGACCTTGACGAGTCCCTCTCTGACGACCTCTTCAacatggacgaggaggaggaggaggaggaggaggaagaggaggaggaggctgaggagggCAGGGatgcaggagaaggagagctAAGTTCGCAGGATTGGGAGGTCCAGCTGCTGGCGAGGAAGCTGGCCGAGGATCAGAGAGGCTTTGCGCGCCGTGTGGACAGGGATATTGCGGAGGGGCGTCTCAAGAGCACCCTGGTGGATCTTCACGAGGCTCTAGCCACTGACAACCTCGGGCCGCTGACGGAGAGCGATCTGCTGCGGCTGGAGAAGGTGGTGCTGAGAGAACGAGAAAAACTCAGGAGATATGCAAGTCTGTACAGCCTGGAGGACCGCCCGTTGTTGGAGGACCAGTTCTCGTCTTTGTACCGCAGTAGGTCACAATTACTCCTCACCCGTAGCTCGGAACTGTGCCGGGCGGGGCCTATTCAACGCCGCCTGTCCCAGCTACTCACCCAGCTGGCCAGAATGCCTCCAGCAGAACAGTTCCTCCTGGACCGACTAGTGTACACAACTGACCGTCGACGAAGGCTATCCCGACAGAGGTCCTTGTGTGACGACCAGCTTGCCTCCTTCGACGCCTCCTCCAGGGCATCTTTAAGGCGTCCCCCAAGGTCCCTAGCCACGAGAAGGTCCAAGAGTGTTTgctccccacccccacccacccccgcGACCCCACAGCAAgcggagaagaaggaggaggagggaaccaGTGGGCAATCACCTGTTTCTGTCATGATAGCATCCCTACATCGATCAGTGGCAGCAATACGCGGCAGGACCTCAGGGGTGAGTAGGGGGTCGCTCAAGGAAGGGGCGCCGCTTCTCAGGCCCTCCAGGTAa